DNA from Fusarium falciforme chromosome 7, complete sequence:
TGAGCCAATCTCAAAGATGAACAAGGCAGCAAGAAAGGTCCATTTGAGACTGAAGAAACGGAAGCATTTCCCAAAAGGCAGTTGAAAGGCTTTTATGTGTTAGCTATACTCCAAGAGGTCTGGTAATAGGTTACATACCACATTTGGTAAGAAGATATGATGACCCATACCAGCCCACATCTTGCAGAGCATGGAACTGGTCAGTGATTCGCGGAATGGCTGTTGCAATTATGGTGCTGTCTAATGCAACGCAAAAGAGGGAGATGAAGAGAGCGAATAGGGTCATTCCAAAAGCGAAGCCTGTCGGATACGAAGGAGCCGGCAGTGACTGAGCCGCTTGTGGCTTTGGCACGGCGCTTAATTTAGACATGGTTGTAGCTGAAGGTTGTGTAGTTGAGTGTCTTGGTGAGCGGAAGCCGGAGTGAGAAGATGAGTTCACTGAGAGATGTTTGCATTTCAAAATGATCCCTATACGATCTTTATAGTACCTCTGTGTTATCTCTTGTTGGTTCTTACGCCGGAGGTGAAGCCATTCGGATACCGAAGATTCACCCCTATTGGTCAGATGAAATGTCCCGGACCCGCAACCGAGAGCTGCCTTACCAAGTCGTCGAGGCGAAAGAGTGACTAACATCGGCATTGAAAAGTGATAAAACGATTTGATTCGGTCCTAGAAGTGATAATTAGGCTCCGGGACTGTGATTAGTGATTACTGATTCCGATGAGATGTGGACAGACCGCCAGCTGGCTGTTGTAGCGTCATGTCAACTTGTTGGCTCACCACTCATATCAACCTGCAAAAGTTGACGAGGGACGACCCCGCAAGGAGCTTACTTGAGCTCATGGCCTCATACCTGTCCTGTCGTCCCTGGCCAATTACAATACCTTCATCTAATCCCCTATAAACCGGCGATTGGCGTTCTTTACTTGTAGGCCGTTCCAAATCCCGCACCACATTGATCCGCAGCCAGAAACTAGTCCACTTCAACAGGCCACAGGAGTTCAAGTCAATCATATTAGGGCCTTGTAGATCATACGAAGCCGTAGTATGTACGCATTACGAAGTGAAGGGCCGATGAGAGCGCTATCGCTGCCATGCCTATTATGACCCTGAAATAGCAGCGAACCATCTCGTCCTCACCCCAGGAGCACGTCCCCCCCATTTCTAGCTGGCCAGGAGCTGCTTCCAGCAACACATTCGATTATTTTACCTACATAGTGTTTGCTCTTCTGAAATAAACTTCGTGTCGTCGATAAAGTGGTGAGGTCATTGTGAGATCACACGGCGCATGCAAACGACGGGGTCAAGCCAAGGTATGAGATGACAACGGAGTTTTGAGGAGTTGCAATTGAAACGTATATAAAGGTCCTGTTCTAAAAAGCTGGACTAAACATGTACAAATAGAAGCGAAAGTAATCCAAATCAAGAAAATCAGCACTTGGATTTGGGAACGCAGGTACCGGCCTTTTGCAATGTTAGCAGTCATCAGTTAAATACAGCAGAATGACTCACGGCGTTCAGAACCAAGCCTTTCTTGCAGAAGCATCCAGGGACGCAGAGGGTGATGCAGACACGGTCAGGGGACGAGGTGCAAGTCTCGGGGCATGCGGAGCCGCAGTCGCTCCACACGCGATCGGCCTTGGAGAAACATTAGATCAAGGTCTCAGATAAATGATCAAGAAGAAACACTTACGGGGCACTTCTGAGCCGGCTTGGGAGCAGGGCTGGCCAGGATGCCAGTAGcaaagagggcgatgagAGAGATGGAGAACTTCATTTTGAAGAGTTGATGTGAAGTGATTCAAGTGTGATCTGTTGGTGCTGAACTGTGTGGAACTCTGTGTGCAAAGAATGGATCTGCAGACGGCCAGCAcgtccttatataaaaaacctaCATCGTCCAAGCTTGCAGGGTGACCGTGTCAAAAATCACATTCCTCCTCTTGGGCCGTTGTGAGGACGGCCGATTTACTCCCGCAAACGGCCCGCCACAACTAAGATTATCTCCACTCCCTGCATATCATCATATCAGCCCGCGATACGAGCTGACTCTTGGCCATGGATGAATCAAAGTTCACGATAGGCATTCCGTCTCTGGGCGGAAGATGGGGAGTACCGAATTACCACCTGCGGAGCGCGGGTGCCGACCAGCAAGGCGGAACGTTTGGCCCGATTGGGCAGTGTAAGCTGACTATTTGCGGACGAATGCTTGATAGGATTATCTTCCAAGAGATTGAAAGCCCAGGTTACATCCCGGCAGTCGCTGTAAGCCACAGGAGAAGAATACCTATACGAGTCGTCGAGAAGCTGAAAAAGTGCTCTGTTCTCCTGATCATGTGCATAAGCGTGTGGGCCTCGATGTCTGGCAATTTCAGGGCGGCACCAATTATGACGGCGAGGCGTGTCTCACATTAACTCAGTGCCGTCTTAGCTGCTCATATTCCACTCGCACTGCACGGCTGTTGGCCTGATCGTCACGCGGGATTCGACAAGGGAGGGCCCAATCTGCCGTTGCTGGTTTGCATCGCCACCATGTCCAAATCCTGAATGATCTGAGCCTCTGCATATCTTGGCAGTTGTCAATTGCATGCCGCGCGGCCAGTCAAGAAACTCTACTCAAAAGTTCTTCTCAAGATCACAAAGTTCATTGTTGGTAGATGCCCAGAATGACAAGACTTGCTCCGCCTCACTTCGAAATGTGCCAAGACGAGGCATTTGAGGTAAAAAGATATCCAATGAGAGGTCATTCTCAAGGCGCAGACCAAGTCTGTGCCCTTGGCCGGTGAAGAAAAATTTTTGTCGATCCCTGGCCACGTTTCATTCAGCCAATGCAACATGAGAGTTGTGGCTGAAGACTACATAATCGAACTGACTTAGTCTGCTCAGAGACGATAGATCACATGGTCTCATTCAAGTCCAAGCTATGCGCGATGTTGTCATCTTCTCTTTGGCTCGTGAAGTCAGCTCAGTATTAGAGATGCCAATCCGACTTCCACATCCAACTATCGGCTTGGGGCGGTTGCTTTCGGTCCCCAATCAACTGATAGTTGTCCTTTACGTACAAAATACCTGATTCGTGCATCAACACAACTAACATGTGAGTGCTGCATAGACACGGACCTGTTCATTCACAGATCAAGGTTTTCGAGCAGCAACAAGGGTGCTTCAGGCTCGCCAAGCCAGCTCGGTGAGTCGAAATGTCTCAGTCAACGGATCCGTTTTCTGTCTTTACTCTGAAAGCCTCCAATTTCCACATGAATGATGACAAAAGTTCTTCGTATCGGGATCGCATCTAACATCAACTGTGGTAATTTCGAGACAAGAGTCCGTCACCAGGTACTATGCCTAGCCGTCATGATGCATCTTCAGGTTTATGGGGCTAGGCGGGATTGAGAAGGTGTAAAAGTCTACTGGTCATTCCTAGAACGAAATTTTCTTCAGTGAAAATCGTGCAAAGCGTGTCGAGAAAGTGAAAATGCAATACTGTACCAAGATCGGATAACTGGCAGAGGGAGACAGCCGCCATGATTGTCAATGGATGATCAACAAGCACTAGGAACATGACGAGTTGCTGCTACTCCCACGCCAGCCCAAGACTAGTTACGAAAACGGCCTTGTCAAGTCAATTGGGGCGCGTAGGTAGTGGATACCAGAGCAGTGACACAAGCGACATGCATGGCACGCGAAACACTATCAAAATGATCTCAACAATCCTAAAAATCAATAGTCGAGTGTCTTCAATACAGCAGAACCATATTGATAGAGATTCTTGAGTCATTTTCATCTCCATCGTACCGCTAGAAAGGGCCAGAGAGATTCAAACCGACCTCTTGAGAGGAGTTGTTCCTCTTCCATCCTTGAACAGATGACAACACGGCTGCCCGCCAAAGCTCACTAGCAACATTGTCGAGCCAGATAAAAGATCGACGGTCTTCTATGAACTTGATGACTCGTGTTGCCGAAAGAGAGCTCGGACGAATAGGTATTGGATTGGGTTATTTTAGTGACATATTTCCTCTCTTCCTTGTCTACTAAGTGAATGATGCAAGTCGTGAATTCCAAATAACCACTATTTGGAATCAATGAGTAAAATTgactaatagatatataataggaCCACTCGCCAACGCAGCCAAGGTCAGGCAACTTGGCTTACAAATATGGTCGCCGAGGCATCACGGGGTTTGTTCAAACCCCGATGGCCGAAGCCGAGTCGGCGATCAAATGATGGATAACAACCGAATCTTGCCTTCCATGTCGGCTTGAGTTTCCTACATGCCCTCTCTCATTGAAAAGAGAAGCTGCACAATTCAACAGTGATTGATCTATTTACACCCTCAACCGACAATAACTACTCGCGATCATGTCTGTTACCAGCTCGGTTGCCAAGCCACCtcttgtcgaggttgacagCCTCGAGATACATGTTCTGGTAAATGACGAGATTGATCAAATCTCACCGAGCCCAAATCCTCGGGTCCAACACACACAGTCTTTTGCTGGAGTTCCTCTTAGCCGAGTCCCTGATCCTACGGCTCGTGGCGGGGCTAACTGGGAGATGCCAATGAGAAATATTTGCTGTGGTGCACATGGCCTTTCCCTGTTTATCGTAAGTATTGTGGTTTTCAGTCCTAACCTGTAGAGGCTCATATCTCCACTAGACGGCAACGAAAGACGGCCGAAGCCGTACGCTGCTCTTTGATGCTGGGCCAGAGGAAGACGTATTCGAGAAGAACACGGAACGGCTGAGACTCCAGATGAGCGATGTGGAAGTGATTGCACTCTCTCATTGGCACCGAGATCATTCTGGGGGCCTGCTTTCCGCCATCCGGCTCATTAATGGCGGCAAAGCCGACGACGCTCCCGTGGTCGTCGCCCTGCCTCCGGACAGGCCAGACTACCGAGGTGCCATGTTTGATGAGCCTGTCTCTCTCGAGCCGGACCCTACCCTTGAGGAAATTCAACGCGCTGGGGGAAAGGTAGAAACGGTCAACCATGCTGGCACTGTTCTAGATGGCATGTTTCTCGTCTCTGGCGATATTCCTCGACGAACAGCTTATGAAGGCGGTATTCCCGGCGGCATCAGATATGATTCAGTAACCAAAAAGTGGACGCCCGACGAGTTGATCATGGAGGAGCGTTTTGTCATGTGCAAACTCAAAGGTGCAATTCCAACTTCCAAGCCATCAAGTTTGATCGCTAATGCAATATGCAGGTAAAGGTCTTGTCATCTTCACAGGGTGCAGCCATGCCGGCCTGATAAATATCGCCAAGAATGCTAGAGAGCTTGATGAGAGTCCCATTTACTCCATCGTCGGCGGTTATCACTTAGCCGATGCATCTCCCGAGAAGATGGACCAGAGTATCAAGGATCTGAAGGAACTTGAACCAGCTCTGCTCATGCCAGGACATTGTACGGGATGGAGGTTCAAGGGTCTCATTGAGAAGGAAATGCCTGGGCAGATGGTTCCTATTTTCGGCGGCACCAAATATGCCCTCTAGCTGGTGCCATGAACAAGAGGATATATTGTCCCACTCAAGCTGCTCCTTTAACAAACCGCAACGAAGTAAAGAAGACGATAGGAATAAGACACAGCCAATTTCGGATTGCTTGTATTATCGAACGACAAAGAAGTGAACAGTCAACAAAATATTCAGCAAAAAGGGGACTCGAGAACAAGTTACTGTTCTCGAATGTTGCTATGCCTCCACCAGGGATCGAACCTGGGACCTTGTCATTACTAGTGACACGCTCTACCACTGAGCCATAGAGGCTGGCTTCTGATTGGTTGGTTGAACGGTAGCGAAAATGGCCTTGTGTGGGAACCAGTCTGGCATTCAGATGCCCCTCGGAGAATTCTGATGAGAGTGAAGATAGGCTGCAGAAAGAGGCGGGAAGATTTGGCCCTATTCACTTCGGGAAGTAGAGCGACCGTCTTCTGTCTAGAATTAGTTTATTGCTCGCCGCCCAACACATAGCGAGAACGCAATCGTACGACCACAACGAAGAGGCCAACTCCTGTAAATCATAGCACTCGATCTCGGAAGTATTTGTCCGACGGTATGAACCAGTTATCGTTTATTTAAAAGACGAAGTCTTTCGTCTTGCTGTCTGGTCTCCATGAAGGACATGGTCCAGGGCTGATGAGAGTGTCCGGGAACCCAGAGGAGTAACATGTAGATAGCCGCGTCTGTGATCATGCGTTGTGAAATTCTTCAACAATGTGGATAAATGCATTGTCTACTAGTGTGCCTCTCTCCTTTCCCTTGCGAGGAGTGGAGAGTGAAGTGCCCGACAAGACAATGTCTTGAAATCCAACTCCAGGCGTCAAGACTTGGTGGCGACACCGCTATGCAGAACATTCACAACAGAGTTGATCAAAGTTTGAGTCCTAAGAAGCCAAGAGAAATACTCCCGTGTAGACATCCTCTGCCTTCCGAAACAGGGCAGATGCGCATTGTCTTTGGCCCAGCCCCAGCGGCTACGGGGGTTAAACGTGCAGCCAGGGGGGCTGGTAATACGTCAAACGGTCACAACGAACCTTGGGAAGCTGGCTGATGCATCAACAGAATTCTTCATATTCTTGACCTTAGGTTTCAAGTGGATTTCCCCAAATGGCGTGAGGCTGTTTGCTCAGCGTTTTCCCTGTCCTCAGCAGAAGGCTCGCCAGTTCCCACCACCTCGATATCAACTCCCCCTCAGAACAGTCCACTGATATTGCATTTTTCGCATCATTCACTAACGCCAAAGGATAGAAACATGCACTTGCACGCCCGCCATTTGGAGGACATTCAACCCGCATCCGCTTGGTTCTATTTTCGCCTAACTACCCTCACCCAAGTTGTATGAAGTGTTACCTCGAAGAATGCTGAGGAGTCCCTAACTGTACGTCTAGGCCTGGCAGACCAGAGATGGAACTCGGGTGTTTCAAGTAAGACGCAGATGGGCGAGGATCCCAAGGTGGTGCGAAACGATGAACGCACGTGGCTATCGGCCAAGACTGCAGTGCGCCATGGCAATCTCCAACTTCTCCAACTCATCAGCGGCTGACTCTTGGCCTGGCACTTCACCCTGGCTGCTTCGGTAATGCATCTCGCCAAGGAGGCTTGGCGATGCAGCCTCAAATATCCTGGCACCAACGACAGCCAATAAAGACGTCTTCCTGGATCTGTGCAGTATCCGGTCTCTTTAATTTGTCGCTTAACAGAGTCTTTTAAAATTGAAGCGTTTGGATTGTGCTTCAAGAAGACAGTTGGAGATTGGCCACAGTGGTGTCATGGAGATGGGACCATGCGCGGTTGTTAGTAGCGGTAACAGCAGCTCACTATTTGTACCCAAATCTTCGCTTTAAGTTCGGTCGCTTGAACTATTATCTGTCATGAAACAAGGCTTAGGCTTTCATGATCCTTATTCAGAGTGTGCCAGCATGGCATAGAGTATGTTCCAAGTATAAAGGTGCCAGGCGCTAAAGATGCAGTTGTAGGATTTAACAAGCGCGATGCTGAGCAACCCCAGTATAAAACTACAAGCTGTCCCTAGTCCCAGTCATATCTAGGTGTTGAGGGCTTGATATTTATGTGTTGTGTTTTGCTTTCTCAACAATATAGTGGCGGTAGAGGACATTGGACATCGGTATTTTGAGAGTCCTCTCGGTGTGCACTTCGCgcagatatatatatacttcgTACGCAGTCCAAATTACTAACTTGCGAGTTAGTAAGTAGTAAATCTTGACCTCTCCGGGTCAATCGTCCCTGGGTCTCTCTCAGGATAGCGCAAACTCTTCTGCTCAACCATTCCCCTTTTTGTGGTGCTCACAACACCATTTCAAATCTAAGCCAAGCGTTGTCCTTTCCCCGCGTTGAGAACCCTTTCGGCATCACGATTGCTGATCTGGGGAAGCCTATTTGATGGGCCAAGTTGTCTATTACGTACAACATCTCAGGATCTGTGAAAAATGGAGACGGCTTTGCGTGCTCGCCAAGCTTCAGTTCTTGCTACGTAACAGATCCAGAGAAATcgtggagaggaggaggagaagagagaacccactgaaaaaaaaaactggaCGCGACGCGGAGAAAATGTCCACTGAAAAAGGTCGTGACTCACGACAACGCGCTCAGGCCGTTGAGAGACCTCCCAAATGCATCTCGACAGGGCTTTGCAGCGCAGGCATTTCCTCGCGAGGGAAGCCTGGTTATGCTTACTGTCGAGTATGGAGAAGATGTTACGTACGAATCTGATGGGATCTTGAGGTTGGAATGCGACATGGAGATTCTCACACTTTTCTTCGTGAGCATGCTCTGACGGTTGGAGAGCGATTGAGCAAGTTTGTTCGACTGGTCTAGATGACAAAGAATCATGATTCTCTTACTCTTACGCCCACTCAGGGGCACATGTTGGGTTTTGCTTACGCCTTGTCGTGACACATTGGTTACCCTGGCCAGCTGGAGGTTCGGGCAGAGGCCGGTGGGAGTGGAACAGCGCTGATCCCTCGTAATAATTCGGTCATTTTTTCTGTCTTTTTTGTGTAAGTTTTGGTGTCGCAAACAGCGTTTCAATTATTTCTATTCAAGACAACATCAAAATTAAGTTTTCCGACCTTTTCCTCCCTTCAAAATAGCGTCTTTCATCACAAAATCCATCCCAAACCATCACGTGTAGGGTAAGACGTTCCCGGCCGACTCGGCTTGCGGCTCACGACCAGGGGCATGAAACGGGAGGCCCGAAGACGCTAGACCCCAAAGGAGAAGGTGTTTATGCATCTTCCCATGCTTGGCGATCTCTCTGCTCATCCGTGGATCCGTCGCCTTCGAGAAAAACCACTCGCATTTCCATCACAAGCCGCAGAGACGTCAGTGCTCAACAATCTCGGCTGCCTCTGTTACGGGCCGACCGGTTCTGGAAGGTCGACCGGCTTCGGAGGCCCGGGTTTAACTATTCGTAATGGAAACTTGGTTCCGCCTGGTTTCGGGTGGAGAGGGTTCCTCTCTATCCTAGACGGGTCCGTCGCGGAAGTGGTCGCTACTCGTTGGACCAATGTGGAGAGCTCCTGAATTGTGGAATCTTTAACGTCACGGAATCCAGTATAATGTCATTCGCCTCAGAGTTTTGTTACGTACGAAATACCTTTTGATCTCTCAGCTTGGCCTCTCTCGCGTGATTAATGTCTGCAGTCCTGGACGCGTTCTCGCCCCTTTGTCCTACTCCACGGGTCTCCTCTCTACCCCATTCGCCCTCGTCTTGGCTTTCTCAACCCCATGGGGACCAGAGAAGGTGATGGGGCCAGTCGTTTCTCCACTCCCTATCGCGCCTGGTTAACCAACAACAGACAAGACTCGTTCCATCCTCCGCTCTCACGCTGCGCCCCGACAGGCCCAATCCCCTGGATCCCGTCACCGTTCGCTCTATCGTAATGCTCGTCATGAACTAACACGTAATAATTGGGCCTGGCAGGTGCTTCGAGACTGATACCTGACCCGGTCAATGCTCAACGCTCTCGAGGTATAAGTTGATCTTGGCCAGACGCTTCATTCTCGACTTTACTCCCTCACTCTTCACTCAACACCTTCTCCGCCTCTTGGCACATCTTCTTTACTCCTGTCGATCCTTTCCAGACTTGCCTcctcccatccatcacaaTGTCGACCTCCTCTGAGAAGGACGTGAAGCGCGACTTCGGCCAAGATCCCGAATTGCAGCCTGCCCAATCACACGCCGACGAGACCATTGCCCACGATGCCGTCTTTGGAGAAATCACTGACAAGGGCCCCAATTACCGCAACGTGAGCGCGCCTATTCCCGAAGGCGAGACGCTAGAATTCTTCCAGAAGGCGAGCTAACGCTGACTGCAGGTCGGTTGGATCGGTACCGTCGCCCTCATGATGAAGACCCAGATCGGACTTGGTGTCTTGTCTATTCCCGCCGTCTTTCACTCTCTCGGTCTTGTCCCTGGCCTGATTGCCCTTATCGCTATTGCTGTCATCACCACCTGGTCTGGATATGTCGTCGGTACCTTC
Protein-coding regions in this window:
- a CDS encoding Lactamase-B domain-containing protein — protein: MSVTSSVAKPPLVEVDSLEIHVLVNDEIDQISPSPNPRVQHTQSFAGVPLSRVPDPTARGGANWEMPMRNICCGAHGLSLFITATKDGRSRTLLFDAGPEEDVFEKNTERLRLQMSDVEVIALSHWHRDHSGGLLSAIRLINGGKADDAPVVVALPPDRPDYRGAMFDEPVSLEPDPTLEEIQRAGGKVETVNHAGTVLDGMFLVSGDIPRRTAYEGGIPGGIRYDSVTKKWTPDELIMEERFVMCKLKGKGLVIFTGCSHAGLINIAKNARELDESPIYSIVGGYHLADASPEKMDQSIKDLKELEPALLMPGHCTGWRFKGLIEKEMPGQMVPIFGGTKYAL